A segment of the Spiroplasma helicoides genome:
CATAACTTACAAAACCAATTGTTACATTTTTTAATTTTTCTTTATTAAGTATTTTTAAATCCTTAGTTCCTGCTTCAGTAACGCCTATAAAACCAGTTTCTAATTCTACTCCAGTATGATATACTGATTTTAAAACTTGAAAAGACTGATTTACAAGAGCTTCACTTTTATCTGCTACAAATTTACTATCTTGTTTTTTTATTGCATATAATTTAAAATTAATATTATAATGCAAAGAATCTTCACCAATATTTTCTAATTTAATTAAATATCCTTCTTGATTTGCTTTTGATTCATCTAAAGTAATATAATCATAGTCTGTAAAAGCAGAAAAAACATCTGCTTCAATATCTCTGAAAGTAGAAAATCCGCTCTTTCTATTAACTATTTGTGCTTTAAATATTCTTAATATTTCTTCTTTGTAAATAAAAGGTTTTGTTTGTGGATTTGTGCATGAAGTTAAATACGACGCACTACTTATTGAAATACTAGACACTGATAATAAGCTTAATAATTTTTTCATATACTTATCCTTTCTTAATTGATTTTGCATAAATTGTTAATTCAGTACCTCAATCAATATTATCACCAGAAATTTCAAAAACTATTTCTATTTCTTTTTCTGTATAATTTGGTGTAAGTTCAATTACAATGCTTTGAGTTTTATTGTCGATTTTAAAACTTTTCAAACATTTAAAATCACTAGGATCATAGCCGCGATATAAACTTATTTTAGGACCAATAATTTTACTGTAGTTTAAAATTTTCTCCTTTATAACACTATCTCCACTAACTTCAAAAACATGTTCTTTAAATTCAACTACTTTAACTAAAGTATTATGCTTTGCTACTTTAAATTCTTTTGATGTTGCTTTATCATCTATAATTTTAAAATTATCATCAATTTTTTGAATTGGTTTAACAATTAATTTGATTGTTAAAGATTCATTATCTTCTGACATCAATTGTGAAGATACAAAATAACCTTCTCTTAGTATTTCAAAGCTGCTACCAAAAACAATGTATAAATCTAAAATAAAAGCATTGTAAATAATTTGATTAATATCATCAATATTATTAATATATAATGTATCATTTTTTAATTGTTGTTCAAACTTATCAAAAATTTGTTTATCTGTCATCATTTCCATATCAGGAAACTTTGACGACATTTTATTGCAACCAATTGCATAACTACTTATAGATGTTGTAATAGTAAAAACACCTATAAGGCTTAACATTCTTTTCATTATTCATTTCCTCATCTCACTCTTTTTCATTTTATCATATAGACTATAAGTTTATAAAAAAAAATTTAAGTATAAAATAACCTTTTTAAATAAAAATCTATTATATCAATTGCCAATTATATGGGTTATAAAACAAAAAATGTTTTATAATAAAGTTATAAAAATAGCTATTTTGTTATTTTTTAAGAAAGTTGGATTTTAAATTCAACCAAGTTTATAGCAATATGATTAGAAATATTGGCTGAAAATAGCATTAAAAATTAATTAAAAAAACACTTTTGAAAGGTATAAAAAGGTAAAAAAATATGAAATGAGAAAGAAATAGTTTAATAACAGACAAAGATTTAGATTTATTTAATGAATATCATACAAAAAAACAAAGTGATTGATATAATAATCAATTTCATTTATCAGGATATTGTGGTTCAATCAATGATCCAAATGGATTAGTATTTTTTGATAGTAAATACTTCATTTTTATGCAAAATTGTCCATTTAGTATTTATCACTATAATAAATCATGAGCTCTATACACAACAAAAGACTTTATTAATTATCAATATGAGGGGATTACTTTAACTCCATCAAACGATTATGATAAACATGGAGTATTTTCAGGGAGTGCAAGAGTTAATGATAAAGGTGAAATGGAAATTTATTATACTGGAAATATTGAATTTAATGATGTAGAAAGAACAAGTTATACTTTAAGAGCTTTAATTGATTTAAAAGAAAAACTAGTTAGTAAAGAATTATTATTTGAATGTGATTTAAAAAAATATACTGGTCATTTTAGAGATCCTGTTGTATTTGAAAAACACAATAAATTATTTATGATAAATGGGGCTCAAACAATCGATAAAAAAGGGGTTTTAGCAGTCCATGAATTTGTTGATAATAAATGAGAGTTTAAAAATCAAGTGGAATTAGATAAAAACTTCGAACAAAATTCATATATGGTTGAATGTCCTAACTATTTTAAAATTGATGAATCAGAATTTGTTTTTGCTTGTTTTGAACAAGACGCTTCATTAAAAGATGGAAGTCATTTTGTGCAATATCGAAAAGTTGATTTTCAAGAGAATGGAAGTTTTTCATTTTTGAGTGATTTGAGAAAAATAGATCTAGGTTTTGACTTTTATGCTCCTCAAGTATTTTCAAATACTGCTGATAGAAAGATAATGCTTGGTTGATTAGGTAATTCAAGATCAAATCCATTTCCTAAAGAGTTAACAACATGAAGTAACAACTTAACTGTCCCAAGAAAGCTAAGTGAAGTTAATAATAATTTATATCAATATCCAATTGAAGAGATGAATAATTTAAGAACAAGTGAAATCAACTCAAAAAGTGGACTTTTTAACTATGAAAATGGAACTGTCGAATTGCTAGCTGATAATATTGCTAACAAGGACTTTGAAATAAAGATAAAAAGTGATAATAAACAAATCATTATTTCCAATAAGAACAAGCAATTTATAGTTGATAGATCAAAAATGGACTATAATGATGAAGTGGAGTTACCTTCAGTTATCAACTTTGAAGACTTAAAAATAAACTCTTTAAGAATATTAATTGACAGAAGTTGTATGGAGATATTTATTAATAATGGAGAACATGCAATTTCAGTTAGAACATTTATAATTAATCATAAAGTAGTAGAATCAGACTTGAAAGAATCACAAGTTTATCAATTAAAAGGCTATAACATAGAGTGAAATAATACTTTATTTAAAAATGTTACAAATAAAAAATAAGCATTATTTATAGTTAGCTTTTGAATATTTTTGGTATAAATTATTAGAATATTTTGTATACATAAATATACATATGAGTTTATTAAACTGGTATTTTAAAAGGATAAAAATGAATACAAATATAGATAAATATTGAAACAAATTTATTAAAGAACAAAATATAGAACAAAA
Coding sequences within it:
- a CDS encoding glycoside hydrolase family 32 protein, with the protein product MKWERNSLITDKDLDLFNEYHTKKQSDWYNNQFHLSGYCGSINDPNGLVFFDSKYFIFMQNCPFSIYHYNKSWALYTTKDFINYQYEGITLTPSNDYDKHGVFSGSARVNDKGEMEIYYTGNIEFNDVERTSYTLRALIDLKEKLVSKELLFECDLKKYTGHFRDPVVFEKHNKLFMINGAQTIDKKGVLAVHEFVDNKWEFKNQVELDKNFEQNSYMVECPNYFKIDESEFVFACFEQDASLKDGSHFVQYRKVDFQENGSFSFLSDLRKIDLGFDFYAPQVFSNTADRKIMLGWLGNSRSNPFPKELTTWSNNLTVPRKLSEVNNNLYQYPIEEMNNLRTSEINSKSGLFNYENGTVELLADNIANKDFEIKIKSDNKQIIISNKNKQFIVDRSKMDYNDEVELPSVINFEDLKINSLRILIDRSCMEIFINNGEHAISVRTFIINHKVVESDLKESQVYQLKGYNIEWNNTLFKNVTNKK